From a region of the Nocardioides ginsengisegetis genome:
- a CDS encoding MFS transporter has protein sequence MSVTAPPAAPHTGRRTGRWIDDWRPEDPEFWESTGAPVARRNLIWSILAEHLGFSVWLFWSVSAALLVKVGFEFSVSQLFLLVAVPNLVGSLLRLPYTFAVPKFGGRNWTVVSALLLLVPTLLFATAVQDPTTPYWVFLLIAATAGVGGGNFASSMANINFFYPAKRKGLALGLNAAGGNIGVAVLQLGLPIVVGGAGLFGLVKASSGGLHLARAGYLYAALAVVAAIMAYFFMDNLSSARSNARDVASVVTHKHTWVMSFLYIGTFGSFIGYSAALPLLIKLEFFVPEPLPTGTGINFAYYAFLGALVGSITRPFGGWLADKYGGARVTLATFGAMILGTLGVLWTVTQLAPNPTADPAIALDNKSMFPLFLVAFLFVFAATGIGNGSTFRMIPAIWKRDTKKSSAVIGIASAVGALGGFLIPLAFGAPWIDNPVESVKTAFGVFTAFYVVCLVVTWAVYVRKASVARVAGLADARI, from the coding sequence ATGTCCGTGACCGCACCCCCGGCCGCGCCGCACACCGGACGGCGTACCGGCCGCTGGATCGACGACTGGCGCCCCGAGGACCCCGAGTTCTGGGAGTCCACCGGCGCCCCCGTCGCCCGCCGCAACCTGATCTGGTCCATCCTCGCCGAGCACCTCGGCTTCTCCGTCTGGCTGTTCTGGAGCGTCAGCGCGGCGCTGCTGGTCAAGGTCGGCTTCGAGTTCTCCGTCTCGCAGCTCTTCCTGCTCGTCGCCGTGCCCAACCTGGTCGGATCGCTGCTGCGGCTGCCCTACACGTTCGCGGTGCCGAAGTTCGGCGGCCGCAACTGGACGGTTGTCAGCGCATTGCTCCTGCTCGTCCCGACGCTGCTCTTCGCGACCGCCGTCCAGGACCCGACCACGCCGTACTGGGTCTTCCTGCTGATCGCCGCGACCGCGGGCGTCGGCGGCGGCAACTTCGCCTCCTCGATGGCCAACATCAACTTCTTCTACCCGGCCAAGCGCAAGGGCCTCGCCCTGGGGCTCAACGCCGCCGGCGGCAACATCGGCGTCGCGGTGCTCCAGCTCGGGCTGCCGATCGTGGTCGGCGGCGCCGGCCTCTTCGGCCTCGTGAAGGCCAGCTCCGGCGGGCTGCACCTCGCCCGGGCCGGCTACCTCTACGCCGCCCTCGCCGTCGTCGCCGCGATCATGGCGTACTTCTTCATGGACAACCTGTCCTCGGCCCGCTCCAACGCCAGGGACGTCGCCTCGGTCGTCACGCACAAGCACACCTGGGTGATGTCGTTCCTCTACATCGGCACGTTCGGCTCGTTCATCGGCTACTCCGCCGCGCTGCCGCTGCTGATCAAGCTGGAGTTCTTCGTCCCCGAGCCGCTCCCGACCGGCACCGGCATCAACTTCGCCTACTACGCGTTCCTCGGCGCGCTCGTCGGCTCGATCACGCGGCCGTTCGGCGGCTGGCTGGCCGACAAGTACGGCGGCGCCCGCGTCACCCTCGCGACGTTCGGCGCGATGATCCTCGGCACCCTCGGGGTGCTGTGGACCGTCACCCAGCTCGCTCCCAACCCGACCGCCGACCCGGCGATCGCGCTGGACAACAAGTCGATGTTCCCGCTGTTCCTGGTGGCGTTCCTCTTCGTCTTCGCCGCGACCGGCATCGGCAACGGGTCGACCTTCCGGATGATCCCGGCGATCTGGAAGCGCGACACCAAGAAGTCCTCGGCCGTCATCGGCATCGCCTCGGCCGTCGGCGCGCTCGGCGGCTTCCTGATCCCGCTGGCCTTCGGCGCCCCGTGGATCGACAACCCGGTCGAGTCGGTGAAGACGGCGTTCGGCGTGTTCACGGCCTTCTACGTCGTGTGCCTGGTCGTCACCTGGGCGGTCTACGTCCGCAAGGCGTCCGTCGCCAGGGTCGCCGGCCTCGCCGACGCCCGCATCTGA
- a CDS encoding IspD/TarI family cytidylyltransferase, whose translation MPAAVVVLAAGSGTRVGAEVNKVLLPLGDAPVVAWSVRDALALPGVARVLLVVRADERETVAAAVAPYLGDGEVVVLAGGETRHASEWNALRALAPEIESGAIDVVAIHDGARPLSGTSLLADTIAAARESGGAIPVVPLGHLLARDPSVVVPAVELVGVQTPQAFRAPDLLAAYRAADADGFEGTDTAACLERYGPAGFTVAAVPSSPANLKITFPEDVALAERLSG comes from the coding sequence ATGCCTGCTGCCGTCGTCGTCCTCGCCGCCGGGTCCGGCACCCGCGTCGGCGCCGAGGTCAACAAGGTGCTGCTGCCGCTGGGCGACGCCCCGGTGGTCGCCTGGTCGGTGCGCGACGCGCTGGCGCTCCCCGGCGTGGCCCGGGTCCTGCTCGTGGTCCGCGCCGACGAGCGCGAGACCGTCGCGGCCGCGGTGGCGCCGTACCTCGGGGACGGCGAGGTGGTCGTCCTCGCCGGCGGCGAGACCCGGCACGCCTCGGAGTGGAACGCCCTCCGCGCGCTGGCCCCCGAGATCGAGTCCGGCGCCATCGACGTCGTCGCCATCCACGACGGCGCCCGCCCGCTGTCCGGCACGTCGCTCCTCGCCGACACGATCGCGGCCGCGCGCGAGTCCGGTGGGGCGATCCCCGTCGTACCCCTCGGGCACCTGCTGGCCCGCGACCCCTCCGTGGTCGTCCCGGCGGTCGAGCTCGTCGGCGTGCAGACCCCGCAGGCCTTCCGCGCCCCTGACCTCCTCGCGGCCTACCGCGCGGCCGACGCCGACGGCTTCGAGGGCACCGACACCGCGGCCTGCCTCGAGCGGTACGGCCCCGCGGGCTTCACCGTCGCAGCCGTCCCCTCCAGTCCGGCCAACCTCAAGATCACGTTCCCCGAGGACGTGGCGCTGGCGGAGCGTCTGTCGGGATAG
- a CDS encoding molybdopterin oxidoreductase family protein, whose protein sequence is MTETHCPYCSLQCGMRLTGRRSPEVSAWEEFPVNEGGLCRKGWNAAGLYNNRDRLTTPLVRDRATGEFRPVSWDEALDTIAEKLTELQAEHGPDSVAVFGGGGLTNEKAYQLGKFARVALGTSQIDYNGRWCMSSAASAGTRAFGLDRGLPFPLQDLERTDVAVLVGSNLAETMPPAARHLDALRERGGTVVVIDPRRTATADRADVVLQPVPGTDLALALGVLHLLVAGGHVDEQYVAERTTGFEDVRRSVASWWPERVERVTGVPAAEVRAIAQLLGNARKVMVLTARGAEQHSQGSDTVLAWINVALALGQCGTTYGGYGCLTGQGNGQGGREHGQKADQLPGYRMIDDPAAREHVAGVWGVPPESLPGKGRSAYELLDALGTETGPKAMLVFGSNIVVSAPNASHVTRRLESLDLLVVADIVLSETAAIADVVLPVTQWAEETGTMTNLEGRVILRRRAITPPSGVRSDLDVLQGLAKRLDSPIPFETDPEEIFAELGLATRGGKADYSGITYARITEEMGVFWPCPSADHPGTPRMFLEEFATPDGRARFHAVEHRGAAEQPDADYPVHLTTGRVLAQYQSGAQTRRVRDLPDTGAFVEMHPMLAGRIGAADGATVRVTTRRGTMTAPARVVDTIRPDTVFVPFHWVGANRLTNDALDPASRMPEFKVCAAAVTA, encoded by the coding sequence ATGACCGAGACCCACTGCCCCTACTGCTCGCTGCAGTGCGGGATGAGGCTGACGGGTCGCCGGTCACCGGAGGTCTCTGCGTGGGAGGAGTTCCCGGTCAACGAGGGCGGGCTGTGCCGCAAGGGCTGGAACGCCGCCGGCCTCTACAACAACCGCGATCGGCTGACGACGCCGCTGGTGCGGGACCGGGCGACGGGCGAGTTCCGGCCGGTGAGCTGGGACGAGGCGCTCGACACCATCGCGGAGAAGCTCACCGAGCTCCAGGCCGAGCACGGCCCGGACAGCGTCGCCGTCTTCGGGGGCGGCGGGCTCACCAACGAGAAGGCCTACCAGCTCGGCAAGTTCGCCCGGGTCGCGCTCGGCACCAGCCAGATCGACTACAACGGGCGCTGGTGCATGAGCTCGGCCGCCTCCGCCGGCACCCGCGCCTTCGGCCTGGACCGCGGACTGCCGTTTCCCCTCCAGGACCTCGAGCGGACCGACGTGGCCGTCCTCGTCGGCTCCAACCTCGCCGAGACCATGCCCCCGGCGGCCCGCCACCTCGACGCCCTGCGCGAGCGCGGCGGCACGGTCGTGGTCATCGACCCCCGCCGCACCGCCACCGCCGACCGCGCCGACGTCGTCCTCCAGCCCGTCCCCGGCACCGACCTGGCCCTCGCGCTGGGCGTCCTGCACCTGCTGGTCGCGGGCGGCCACGTCGACGAGCAGTACGTCGCGGAGCGCACCACCGGCTTCGAGGACGTCCGCCGCTCCGTCGCCTCGTGGTGGCCCGAGCGGGTCGAGCGGGTGACCGGCGTCCCGGCAGCCGAGGTGCGCGCAATCGCGCAATTGTTGGGAAACGCGCGCAAGGTCATGGTCCTCACCGCGCGCGGCGCCGAGCAGCACAGCCAGGGCAGCGACACCGTCCTGGCTTGGATCAACGTGGCGCTCGCGCTGGGCCAGTGCGGCACGACGTACGGCGGCTACGGCTGCCTCACCGGCCAGGGCAACGGCCAGGGCGGCCGCGAGCACGGCCAGAAGGCCGACCAGCTGCCCGGCTACCGGATGATCGACGACCCGGCCGCCCGCGAGCACGTCGCCGGCGTCTGGGGCGTGCCGCCCGAGTCGCTGCCCGGCAAGGGACGGTCGGCCTACGAGCTTCTCGACGCCCTCGGCACCGAGACCGGGCCGAAGGCGATGCTGGTCTTCGGCAGCAACATCGTCGTCTCGGCCCCCAACGCCAGCCACGTCACCCGCCGGCTGGAGTCGCTCGACCTGCTCGTCGTCGCCGACATCGTGCTGTCGGAGACCGCCGCCATCGCCGACGTCGTCCTGCCGGTGACCCAGTGGGCCGAGGAGACCGGCACCATGACCAACCTCGAGGGCCGCGTCATCCTGCGCCGCAGGGCGATCACCCCGCCCAGCGGTGTGCGCAGCGACCTCGACGTCCTCCAGGGGCTGGCCAAGCGCCTGGACTCGCCGATCCCGTTCGAGACCGACCCGGAGGAGATCTTCGCCGAGCTCGGCCTGGCCACCCGCGGCGGCAAGGCCGACTACTCCGGCATCACCTACGCCCGGATCACCGAGGAGATGGGCGTGTTCTGGCCGTGCCCGAGCGCGGACCACCCCGGCACGCCGCGGATGTTCCTCGAGGAGTTCGCCACCCCCGACGGCCGGGCCCGCTTCCACGCCGTCGAGCACCGCGGCGCCGCCGAGCAGCCGGACGCGGACTACCCCGTCCACCTGACGACCGGCCGCGTGCTCGCGCAGTACCAGTCCGGCGCCCAGACCCGCCGCGTCCGCGACCTCCCCGACACCGGCGCCTTCGTCGAGATGCACCCGATGCTGGCCGGCCGGATCGGCGCCGCCGACGGCGCCACCGTCCGGGTCACCACCCGGCGCGGCACCATGACCGCCCCGGCCCGGGTCGTGGACACGATCCGTCCCGACACCGTCTTCGTGCCGTTCCACTGGGTCGGCGCCAACCGGCTCACCAACGACGCCCTCGACCCGGCCAGCCGGATGCCCGAGTTCAAGGTCTGCGCCGCGGCGGTGACCGCATGA